One genomic window of Penaeus chinensis breed Huanghai No. 1 chromosome 35, ASM1920278v2, whole genome shotgun sequence includes the following:
- the LOC125044083 gene encoding general transcription factor II-I repeat domain-containing protein 2A-like — translation MVEIAAILCPESKNKFEKISLSRRTVTRRVELIEEDLASKLNKQAESFTLYSLALDESNDIRDNAQLLIFIRGINDNFEITEEFWAMESLKRKTRGEDLYNSVSAAMERHKLPWSTLANVTTDGSPNLTGKNVRLLKRIQDRVKEDNPEQEVIFLHCIIHQEALCKYVLQLDHTVKPVVKLVNFIRARGLQHRQFITFLEETDTDHQDLPYLSNVRWLSLGKVCQRVWELKQEIISFLELLEKADDFPELSDTDWLCDLAFAVDILTHMNELNQMSNKSFAHFPTLATLKKAPRNMKKYRKSLDDLGGEFCRRFSDFGKSHFSLFRVPSHKILKQCQKM, via the exons ATGGTAGAGATAGCAGCTATTTTGTGTCCTGAGAGCAAGAACAAATTTGAAAAAATAAGCTTATCACGCAGGACAGTGACTCGCCGTGTTGAGCTAATTGAAGAAGATTTAGCTAGCAAGCTAAACAAACAAGCGGAGTCATTTACATTATATTCCTTGGCACTGGACGAAAGTAACGACATAAGGGACAACGCTCAGCTTTTAATCTTTATCAGAGGGATTAATGACAATTTTGAGATAACGGAGGAGTTTTGGGCCATGGAATCCTTGAAGAGGAAAACGAGGGGAGAGGATTTGTATAACAGCGTGTCGGCGGCAATGGAAAGGCACAAGCTACCTTGGAGTACGCTCGCCAATGTTACCACAGATGGATCGCCAAATCTGACTGGAAAAAACGTCAGATTGCTGAAAAGAATCCAGGACCGTGTGAAAGAGGACAACCCTGAGCAGGAAGTAATTTTCTTACACTGCATAATCCACCAGGAAGcactgtgtaaatatgtattgcaACTTGACCACACAGTGAAGCCAGTTGTAAAACTCGTAAACTTTATTCGAGCGAGGGGACTTCAGCATCGTCAGTTTATTACGTTTCTTGAAGAAACTGACACCGATCACCAAGACTTGCCTTACCTCTCCAATGTCCGCTGGTTAAGTTTGGGGAAAGTGTGTCAACGAGTATGGGAGCTCAAACAAGAGATTATCTCATTTTTGGAGCTACTTGAGAAAGCCGACGATTTTCCTGAGCTGAGTGACACAGATTGGCTTTGTGATTTAGCTTTTGCTGTGGATATACTGACACACATGAATGAGCTGAAC CAAATGTCAAACAAGTCATTTGCTCATTTCCCCACACTGGCGACACTGAAAAAAGCCCCtcgaaatatgaaaaaatataggaaatcacTGGATGACCTGGGTGGAGAATTCTGCCGTCGGTTCTCTGATTTTGGAAAAAGTCACTTCAGCTTGTTTCGTGTCCCTTCACACAAGATCCTGAAACAGTGCCAGAAGATGTGA